A window of Thermococcus aggregans contains these coding sequences:
- a CDS encoding TasA family protein, which yields MRKKVLMPMLLGMVLMLVAGVLAGAGTLAIFTDTETSHGNVATAGVLSLKVKGSSWDDDPNIVHMTIDNMKPGETRLLGIFKLKNAGTIPGKLTLKIKNPVSHENGLEEPEIAAGDQPGMEIDPTGYDANDGDGELWDQCAMTIFVDENKDGVFQWDEPVIYSGSMGLDMTEYYSIPLDTNLFPATQGFDETLNPGEVVWIGVFIKFFDDQESPMTTQPQYNGLTNNMAMGDSIEFDIEFGLIQT from the coding sequence ATGAGAAAAAAAGTTTTGATGCCCATGCTTCTGGGCATGGTGTTGATGCTGGTAGCAGGTGTATTGGCAGGTGCAGGAACTCTAGCAATATTTACTGATACAGAAACAAGTCATGGAAACGTTGCCACCGCTGGAGTTTTAAGTCTAAAGGTAAAAGGTAGCAGCTGGGATGACGATCCAAATATCGTGCACATGACTATAGACAATATGAAGCCTGGAGAAACTCGCCTTCTTGGAATTTTCAAACTGAAGAATGCTGGAACAATTCCAGGAAAACTCACTTTAAAGATTAAGAATCCTGTAAGCCACGAGAACGGCCTTGAAGAACCTGAGATTGCGGCTGGAGACCAGCCCGGGATGGAAATTGATCCGACCGGATATGATGCTAATGACGGAGATGGAGAACTTTGGGACCAATGTGCAATGACAATCTTCGTGGATGAGAATAAGGATGGAGTATTCCAATGGGATGAACCCGTTATCTACAGCGGTTCTATGGGACTGGATATGACTGAATATTACAGCATCCCGCTGGATACCAATCTTTTCCCAGCAACTCAAGGATTTGATGAGACTCTGAATCCAGGTGAAGTTGTATGGATAGGGGTATTCATTAAGTTTTTCGATGATCAAGAGTCACCTATGACAACACAACCTCAGTACAATGGTCTTACCAATAATATGGCTATGGGGGACAGCATTGAATTCGACATCGAATTTGGTTTGATACAGACTTGA
- a CDS encoding DUF211 domain-containing protein: protein MAKGIRLLVLDVLKPHQPMVTELALGLSELKGVDGVNITLVEIDKETENVKITIVGDNLDYEEIVRTIEEFGGVVHSIDMVAAGKKIIEESETPQDKLEEF, encoded by the coding sequence ATGGCAAAAGGCATTAGACTTCTCGTGTTGGATGTACTTAAGCCTCACCAGCCTATGGTCACTGAACTGGCTTTGGGGTTGAGTGAGCTGAAAGGGGTGGATGGAGTTAACATTACCCTTGTGGAAATAGATAAAGAAACGGAAAATGTTAAGATAACCATCGTCGGGGATAATCTGGATTATGAGGAGATTGTAAGAACTATAGAGGAGTTTGGCGGGGTTGTGCACAGCATAGATATGGTAGCCGCTGGAAAGAAAATTATTGAAGAAAGTGAAACCCCCCAAGATAAGCTGGAAGAATTCTAA
- a CDS encoding tryptophan--tRNA ligase, whose protein sequence is MEFEVTPWEVKGVVDYDKLIKEFGTAPLTEELLEKTKELTKSELPLYFRRKFFFSHRDYDLVLKDYEEGRGFFLYTGRGPSGPMHIGHIVPFFATKWLQEKFGVNLYIQITDDEKFLFKPNLTFEDTKRWAYENILDIIAVGFDPDKTFIFQDSEFTKIYEMAIPIAKKVTYSMARAVFGFNEQSKIGMIFYPAIQAAPTFFEKRRSLIPAAIDQDPYWRIQRDFAESLGYYKAAALHSKFVPGLISLGGKMSASKPETAIYLTDDPEEAGRKIWKYALTGGRATAKEQREKGGQPEKCVVFKWLEIFFEEDDKALLERYHACKNGELLCGECKRYLIGKVQNFLKEHQKKREEAKKLVEKFKYTGKLAREQWDKAIPEPLRG, encoded by the coding sequence ATGGAATTTGAGGTAACTCCATGGGAAGTTAAGGGTGTAGTTGACTATGACAAGCTTATCAAGGAATTTGGAACAGCACCGCTTACTGAGGAACTGTTGGAAAAGACCAAAGAGCTTACCAAAAGTGAACTCCCGTTGTATTTTAGGAGGAAGTTCTTCTTCTCTCACAGGGACTACGATTTGGTTCTCAAAGACTACGAAGAAGGCAGGGGCTTTTTCCTCTATACTGGGAGAGGTCCAAGCGGGCCGATGCACATAGGTCACATCGTTCCTTTTTTCGCAACGAAATGGCTCCAGGAAAAGTTTGGAGTTAACCTCTACATTCAAATAACTGACGATGAGAAGTTCCTTTTCAAGCCCAACCTAACATTTGAGGACACTAAGAGATGGGCGTATGAAAACATTCTTGACATCATAGCGGTCGGCTTTGATCCCGATAAAACGTTCATCTTCCAGGACAGCGAGTTCACAAAGATATACGAAATGGCAATACCAATAGCAAAGAAGGTAACTTACTCCATGGCGAGAGCTGTTTTCGGGTTCAACGAGCAGAGTAAAATAGGGATGATATTCTACCCGGCGATTCAAGCAGCTCCTACTTTCTTTGAGAAGAGGCGCTCTCTCATCCCTGCGGCAATAGACCAAGACCCATACTGGAGAATACAGAGAGATTTTGCCGAGAGTTTGGGTTACTACAAAGCAGCAGCACTTCACTCAAAATTCGTTCCCGGATTGATAAGTCTTGGTGGCAAAATGAGTGCCTCAAAACCAGAAACGGCCATTTACCTAACCGATGACCCAGAGGAAGCCGGCAGGAAAATATGGAAATATGCTTTAACTGGGGGAAGAGCAACTGCAAAAGAGCAGCGTGAGAAAGGAGGGCAGCCAGAGAAGTGTGTGGTCTTCAAGTGGCTTGAGATATTCTTTGAGGAAGACGATAAAGCCCTGCTTGAGAGGTACCATGCATGCAAGAACGGAGAGCTCTTGTGCGGTGAGTGCAAGCGCTACCTCATAGGAAAGGTTCAGAACTTCTTGAAAGAGCATCAGAAGAAGAGAGAAGAAGCTAAAAAGCTCGTTGAGAAGTTCAAGTACACAGGAAAGCTGGCAAGAGAGCAGTGGGACAAAGCAATTCCTGAGCCTCTGAGAGGCTGA
- a CDS encoding acetate--CoA ligase family protein, translated as MNLDFLFYPKSVAVVGASNKEGKIGNAIMKNLMNFGFKGKIYPVNVKESEVMGLKAYKSVLEIPDDVDVAVIAIPAKFVPQVVEECGQKGVKGAVVISAGFKEAGNVELEEKLVEVARKWNIRVVGPNCLGITNIENGFDCTFNPPERQARPGFGGIAFMSQSGAFGAAILDWAAKHEVGMSKFISLGNMADLDESDFMTYLGEDPKTSVITAYIEGVKNGRKFFNTAKKVTLKKPVVILKSGRTEAGAKAAASHTGSLAGSYAIYKAAFEQSGVLEARSMRQLFNYAKALAMQKPAKGDRVAIVTNGGGAGVMMSDGLLERGMKLAELSETTNEKFRKAIEEGKLPEHMSYKNPIDIIGDAPSSRYEIAMRYALEDENVDVLVVIALFQSPALDEGIVEAVGRMQEYGKPIVFVAPGGEFPEKMARRIEKTGVPVFETVEDGVDAVYALVKYGQYLEDTM; from the coding sequence ATGAATTTGGACTTCTTATTCTATCCAAAAAGTGTTGCTGTCGTGGGAGCATCAAACAAAGAGGGAAAGATTGGAAATGCCATAATGAAAAATCTAATGAACTTTGGTTTTAAAGGCAAGATTTACCCAGTAAACGTTAAAGAAAGCGAGGTTATGGGGCTTAAAGCGTATAAGAGCGTTTTAGAGATACCCGATGATGTAGATGTTGCTGTCATAGCTATCCCGGCAAAATTTGTGCCGCAGGTGGTTGAGGAGTGTGGTCAAAAGGGAGTAAAAGGTGCGGTAGTGATAAGCGCGGGCTTTAAAGAAGCTGGAAACGTGGAGCTTGAGGAAAAACTCGTCGAAGTGGCAAGAAAATGGAACATAAGGGTAGTGGGGCCCAACTGTTTGGGAATTACAAACATTGAAAACGGCTTTGACTGTACGTTCAATCCTCCAGAAAGGCAGGCAAGACCGGGATTTGGTGGAATAGCATTTATGAGCCAGAGTGGTGCTTTCGGTGCGGCAATCCTCGACTGGGCTGCAAAACACGAAGTGGGCATGAGTAAGTTCATTAGCCTCGGCAACATGGCAGACCTTGATGAAAGCGACTTCATGACTTATCTTGGCGAAGATCCAAAAACGAGTGTCATAACTGCTTACATTGAGGGCGTGAAGAACGGAAGGAAGTTCTTTAACACCGCTAAAAAGGTCACCCTCAAGAAGCCCGTTGTAATTCTTAAGAGCGGCAGAACAGAGGCCGGAGCAAAGGCTGCTGCTTCTCATACGGGTTCTTTGGCGGGCTCTTATGCTATTTATAAAGCGGCTTTTGAGCAGTCTGGAGTTCTTGAAGCTAGAAGCATGAGGCAACTCTTCAACTACGCTAAGGCATTGGCAATGCAGAAACCAGCAAAAGGAGATAGAGTTGCAATAGTCACGAACGGTGGCGGTGCTGGAGTTATGATGAGTGATGGTTTGCTTGAGCGTGGCATGAAGCTTGCCGAGTTGAGCGAGACCACTAATGAGAAGTTCAGAAAGGCAATAGAGGAGGGCAAATTGCCGGAGCACATGAGCTACAAGAACCCGATAGACATAATCGGAGATGCTCCCTCAAGTCGTTACGAAATTGCAATGCGCTATGCCTTGGAGGATGAAAACGTTGATGTCCTTGTCGTCATAGCACTCTTCCAGAGTCCGGCTTTGGATGAGGGTATTGTGGAGGCGGTTGGTAGAATGCAGGAGTATGGGAAGCCGATAGTTTTTGTTGCTCCTGGTGGTGAGTTTCCGGAGAAGATGGCGAGGAGGATAGAGAAAACTGGAGTGCCGGTTTTTGAAACCGTTGAAGACGGCGTTGATGCGGTATACGCCCTGGTGAAATACGGCCAGTATCTTGAGGATACCATGTAA
- the trm14 gene encoding tRNA (guanine(6)-N2)-methyltransferase produces MRLLLTTSQGIEDLAKAEVENLLSRLGVPFRVEEKPLGVEGRVLAEVREAFYTDEKGRKRELSVSTYLNERSRLLHRVIVEIASERFEGIGEEEPERALKRIEDFVASLPVERYVKVSESFAVRSFRKGEHQITSVDISKTVGKAIFDRLERFGTPKVNLDHPTVIFRAELVGDVFFLGIDTTGDSSLHKRPWRVYDHPAHLKASIANAMIELAELDGGSVLDPMCGSGTILIELALRGYEGRIIGIEKYKKHLKGAKMNALAAGVLDRIEFIHGDATKLSQYLESVDFAISNLPYGLKIGRKSAIPELYMKFFSELSKVLEKRGVFLTTEKNAIENALEENGFKVVHHRLIGHGGLMVHCYVIE; encoded by the coding sequence ATGAGACTGCTCCTGACGACTTCACAGGGGATTGAAGACCTGGCAAAAGCTGAGGTAGAGAACCTTCTCAGCAGACTTGGAGTTCCATTTCGAGTGGAAGAAAAACCCCTCGGTGTCGAGGGGAGGGTCTTAGCGGAGGTCCGTGAGGCCTTCTACACCGACGAGAAGGGACGGAAGAGGGAGCTAAGCGTTTCAACATATCTGAACGAGCGTTCAAGGCTCCTCCACCGCGTAATAGTCGAGATAGCGAGTGAGAGGTTTGAAGGGATTGGCGAGGAAGAACCGGAAAGGGCACTTAAGAGGATCGAGGACTTCGTTGCCTCGCTTCCAGTGGAAAGATACGTCAAGGTAAGCGAGAGCTTCGCTGTCAGGAGCTTCCGGAAGGGGGAGCACCAGATAACGAGTGTTGATATATCGAAAACCGTTGGAAAAGCCATCTTCGATAGGCTCGAGCGCTTTGGAACCCCAAAGGTGAACCTCGACCATCCTACAGTAATATTCCGGGCCGAACTGGTTGGGGACGTTTTCTTCCTCGGAATAGACACCACAGGCGACAGCTCGCTCCACAAGAGACCTTGGCGCGTTTATGACCATCCAGCACACTTAAAGGCCTCAATAGCCAATGCAATGATAGAACTGGCTGAGCTTGACGGTGGAAGCGTTTTAGACCCTATGTGTGGGAGCGGAACAATTCTAATTGAGCTGGCTCTAAGGGGTTACGAAGGAAGAATCATCGGTATCGAGAAGTACAAGAAGCATCTGAAGGGCGCTAAGATGAACGCCCTCGCCGCTGGAGTGCTTGATAGAATCGAGTTCATCCATGGCGATGCAACAAAGCTTTCTCAATATCTCGAAAGCGTTGATTTTGCCATAAGCAACCTCCCCTATGGATTGAAGATAGGTCGCAAAAGCGCCATTCCAGAGCTTTACATGAAGTTTTTCAGCGAGCTCTCAAAAGTCCTCGAAAAAAGAGGAGTTTTCCTAACCACAGAAAAAAATGCAATAGAGAACGCATTGGAAGAAAACGGTTTCAAGGTTGTCCACCATCGCTTAATTGGACATGGGGGCTTAATGGTTCACTGCTATGTAATAGAATAA
- a CDS encoding fumarylacetoacetate hydrolase family protein, whose protein sequence is MIRLPFRDGFYEVSPSKIICLGRNYAEHAKELGHEIPKEPVIFLKPPSALIGPDQAIILPRKSNHVDHEVELAVIIGKGGKNIPRAKAMDHVLGYTILMDITARDIQWEAKKKGLPWTVAKGFDTFAPIGPRIVDKREINVDDLEIGLKVNGEVRQLSRTSKMIFKIDEIIEYVSSIMTLEKGDIIATGTPEGVGPLRHGDVVEAWIEGIGVLKEQVLAERSILC, encoded by the coding sequence ATGATTCGCTTACCTTTTAGAGATGGCTTTTATGAGGTTAGTCCGAGCAAAATAATCTGTCTCGGAAGAAACTATGCTGAGCATGCTAAGGAGCTTGGCCACGAGATCCCTAAAGAGCCTGTAATTTTCCTTAAACCTCCTTCAGCTTTAATAGGCCCAGATCAGGCTATAATCTTACCAAGAAAAAGCAATCACGTTGATCATGAAGTGGAGCTTGCGGTCATCATAGGGAAGGGCGGTAAGAACATTCCAAGGGCGAAGGCCATGGATCATGTGCTTGGCTATACTATTCTTATGGACATAACCGCTCGAGATATTCAGTGGGAGGCAAAGAAAAAAGGCCTTCCATGGACTGTCGCCAAGGGTTTTGACACCTTTGCACCCATAGGGCCAAGAATAGTGGACAAGAGGGAAATAAATGTGGATGACCTCGAAATTGGCTTAAAGGTTAATGGGGAAGTAAGACAGCTTTCAAGGACGAGCAAGATGATTTTCAAAATCGATGAGATCATAGAGTACGTCTCAAGCATAATGACCCTAGAAAAAGGAGACATAATTGCGACTGGAACCCCCGAAGGGGTTGGCCCCTTAAGGCACGGCGATGTTGTTGAGGCTTGGATAGAGGGAATTGGGGTTTTGAAAGAGCAAGTGCTTGCCGAGCGCTCGATCCTCTGCTGA
- a CDS encoding signal peptidase I: protein MRRTSKGGFPIKFMLFMILLVLIIPAVIYVHPRIIGVDNAYIVLSGSMKPAIYPGDLVFARAVNPQDIIEGDIVVANMSSSFYTHRVIEKIDSGENILFRLKGDANEDPDPSYIEESQIIGKVALILPTRYFYTKSSYLVFVLIPLVLLVFYQVFKIYMILTYNPNKRRRKRGVAALIFRNSRNRHTPILDTTVLLLLMILLVSTAWFMLPRFASNNLGSFYDKESLSVSAKAGEWKNPSTVTCFIVPNNTTYYLGDLIIITGSVSPIHQKVNLTLKYTINGSEITQRISTDSAGTYSYVQKLDQQGTWKIEVKWDGNRYYYGASCKELSFKVLNITEG, encoded by the coding sequence TTGAGAAGAACTTCCAAGGGAGGTTTTCCAATAAAATTCATGCTATTTATGATCCTATTAGTCCTTATCATCCCGGCTGTTATATATGTTCATCCAAGAATAATCGGTGTCGATAATGCTTATATCGTTTTAAGTGGAAGCATGAAACCCGCAATATATCCGGGAGACCTGGTCTTTGCACGTGCCGTTAATCCGCAGGACATCATAGAAGGGGACATTGTCGTTGCTAACATGAGTTCCAGTTTTTATACCCACAGAGTCATAGAGAAGATAGATTCTGGTGAAAACATTCTTTTTAGATTGAAGGGAGATGCCAATGAGGATCCGGATCCCAGCTATATAGAAGAATCTCAAATTATTGGGAAAGTTGCTCTCATCCTTCCCACAAGATATTTCTACACTAAATCCTCGTACCTTGTATTTGTGCTGATTCCTCTAGTATTGCTTGTATTTTATCAAGTATTTAAAATTTACATGATTCTCACCTATAACCCTAACAAGAGAAGGAGAAAAAGAGGGGTAGCAGCATTAATCTTTAGAAACAGCAGAAACAGGCACACCCCTATCTTAGATACAACCGTATTGTTACTCCTCATGATATTGCTCGTAAGTACTGCATGGTTTATGCTTCCCCGTTTTGCTTCGAATAATTTAGGTTCTTTTTATGACAAGGAATCATTAAGCGTGAGTGCTAAGGCTGGAGAATGGAAAAATCCAAGCACAGTAACATGTTTTATAGTACCTAATAACACGACATACTATCTGGGAGATTTGATCATAATAACTGGTTCAGTTTCCCCGATTCATCAGAAAGTCAACTTAACGTTGAAATATACTATAAATGGAAGCGAAATAACTCAAAGGATATCTACAGATTCCGCGGGTACATATAGCTACGTTCAGAAGTTAGATCAGCAAGGAACATGGAAGATTGAAGTTAAGTGGGATGGAAACAGATATTATTATGGAGCAAGTTGCAAGGAGCTGTCTTTTAAAGTGTTAAATATAACAGAAGGGTGA
- a CDS encoding HXXEE domain-containing protein: MESTKKRSIMAWLEEYWPVSTPFLAVYITVVLILFVLKENFALFLIWLQTPVYWVHQFEEYICPGGFVEFFNRKVLGSKRDDWPLTKTHSLWINVPIIFVAFPLSAVLAGLVDISIGLWTAYFSILNALSHVGMFFKHGYNPGFVASALLNIPIGAYTVYYFATSHPLSPGAHVVGFLVALAVQGALMVWGLKFMKAKVTPGE; the protein is encoded by the coding sequence ATGGAGTCCACGAAAAAACGTTCGATAATGGCGTGGCTTGAAGAGTACTGGCCGGTCTCGACGCCCTTTCTCGCAGTGTACATAACGGTTGTGCTGATTCTCTTCGTCCTCAAGGAGAACTTCGCCCTCTTCCTCATCTGGCTGCAGACGCCGGTCTACTGGGTGCACCAGTTCGAGGAGTACATCTGCCCCGGTGGCTTCGTGGAGTTCTTTAACAGAAAAGTCCTGGGTTCAAAGCGGGACGACTGGCCGCTCACAAAAACACACTCCCTCTGGATCAACGTTCCTATAATCTTCGTCGCGTTCCCACTCTCGGCCGTCCTCGCGGGGCTGGTTGATATCTCAATCGGGTTATGGACGGCCTATTTCTCGATCCTAAATGCCCTCTCGCACGTGGGCATGTTCTTTAAGCACGGCTACAACCCCGGCTTCGTGGCGAGCGCGTTGCTCAACATACCCATCGGCGCTTACACGGTTTACTACTTCGCCACCAGTCACCCGCTGTCGCCGGGTGCACATGTTGTCGGCTTCCTAGTCGCTTTGGCAGTCCAGGGGGCACTGATGGTCTGGGGGCTGAAGTTCATGAAGGCAAAGGTAACACCAGGGGAGTAA
- a CDS encoding winged helix-turn-helix domain-containing protein translates to MKKKVKVITDPDVIKLMLEDTRRQILKLLRNREMTISQLSEILGKTPQTIYHHIEKLKEAGLVEVKRTEMKGNLVEKYYGRTADVFYINLYLGDEELRYLARSRLKTKLDVFKALGYKFDEEELLNTMDRLLEKEHSYTAKISAEIEEKEETLKEFSNEDIIHAIDWLTMAEVGRDEEAIELLRKLGEILKKE, encoded by the coding sequence ATGAAAAAGAAGGTTAAAGTTATCACAGATCCGGATGTTATAAAGCTAATGCTCGAGGATACAAGAAGACAGATATTGAAGCTGCTCAGAAACAGAGAAATGACGATTTCCCAGCTTAGTGAAATTCTCGGCAAGACACCGCAGACAATATACCACCACATTGAGAAGCTGAAGGAAGCTGGCCTTGTAGAGGTAAAAAGAACTGAAATGAAAGGAAACCTGGTCGAAAAATACTATGGAAGAACTGCAGATGTATTTTACATAAACCTCTACCTTGGAGACGAAGAGCTTAGGTATTTGGCTAGATCGAGATTAAAGACAAAGCTCGATGTTTTCAAAGCCCTTGGCTATAAGTTCGACGAGGAAGAACTTTTGAACACAATGGACAGACTCCTAGAAAAAGAACACTCATATACAGCAAAAATTTCTGCAGAAATAGAGGAAAAAGAAGAGACCCTCAAGGAATTTTCAAATGAAGACATAATCCATGCCATTGATTGGCTCACCATGGCTGAAGTTGGGAGAGATGAGGAGGCAATAGAGCTTTTGAGAAAGCTCGGGGAAATACTTAAAAAGGAGTAA
- a CDS encoding ArsR/SmtB family transcription factor, producing the protein MKEVLIITDPEKIKLLGDRTRLDIVNLLRERAMSVSEISVVLKKNPSTIYRHINLLEKAGFVEKVGRDGNETLYRRSARIFLITPYQDRDVTTPTMRALRQQEAETMYKLFKDAGFNIEDKKAFIETIEKFLTTVERLSRDLIKRLAGLNLNPIEFIHLMNLLVLINSPKLQEEAKKLRELLGLKD; encoded by the coding sequence ATGAAAGAAGTATTGATCATTACGGATCCCGAGAAAATTAAGCTATTAGGGGATAGGACGAGGCTTGATATAGTTAACTTACTCAGAGAACGCGCTATGTCTGTTTCTGAAATTAGTGTTGTTCTGAAGAAAAATCCTTCAACAATATACCGACACATAAACCTTCTTGAAAAAGCAGGATTTGTAGAAAAAGTCGGAAGAGATGGAAACGAGACCTTATACCGAAGAAGTGCGAGGATCTTTTTGATTACGCCCTATCAAGATAGAGACGTAACAACGCCCACAATGAGGGCACTCCGCCAGCAAGAAGCAGAAACAATGTACAAACTCTTCAAAGACGCTGGGTTTAATATTGAAGACAAAAAGGCATTCATAGAAACAATTGAAAAATTCTTAACAACGGTAGAACGGCTTTCAAGAGATTTGATTAAGAGATTAGCAGGACTTAATTTAAATCCGATAGAGTTTATCCATCTGATGAACCTCTTAGTGTTGATAAACTCTCCTAAGCTACAAGAAGAAGCAAAAAAATTAAGAGAGCTTCTAGGATTGAAAGATTGA
- a CDS encoding DUF5305 family protein — MKETESRTRDYLITSLLLLLLILSLYGVYYSQKMPEKEIKFVPTFNYSQKAVYDYRVIVKPNIVYDNRSVLRPNETPYISLVKFVNVSFTYWFVVEPKIMESTNISYDITCYLESPNNWKKIYLTIPRRTLTRDSPNVQISESLSFNMTNITKLIEAIREETAAFSEVYYLKIVPHISVSTKIGLKPVHEEFIPTMTISLLYSKNRLSFEGLTHNDRKSIGEYQTIYLTNVRYIRFALYVLSTVFSIAFIYHLQKIRKKRSRKSLINSYLKKYSDIIVESEDTVEKGPERTIVRVKSFEDLVKISEESVKPIIHQEENGKHIFYVLDIDVRYEFSIEEMSKQEKS, encoded by the coding sequence ATGAAAGAAACTGAAAGTAGAACAAGAGATTATTTAATAACATCATTGTTGCTTCTCCTTCTTATTCTAAGCCTTTATGGTGTTTACTACTCTCAAAAAATGCCGGAAAAGGAGATTAAATTTGTCCCCACATTTAATTATTCCCAAAAAGCGGTATACGATTATAGGGTCATAGTAAAACCAAATATTGTTTATGACAACAGGAGTGTATTAAGACCAAATGAAACCCCATACATTTCATTGGTAAAGTTTGTGAATGTATCCTTTACATACTGGTTTGTTGTAGAACCCAAAATCATGGAATCGACTAATATAAGCTATGACATAACATGCTATTTGGAATCTCCAAACAACTGGAAAAAGATTTATCTCACGATACCTCGAAGGACATTAACTAGGGACTCCCCAAATGTCCAAATCTCGGAGAGTTTAAGTTTTAACATGACTAATATAACCAAACTAATAGAAGCCATAAGGGAAGAAACAGCGGCCTTTTCCGAGGTTTATTATCTAAAAATAGTTCCCCATATCTCCGTGAGTACTAAAATCGGATTAAAACCAGTGCATGAGGAATTCATTCCGACAATGACGATAAGTTTGCTTTATTCCAAAAATCGTCTTTCTTTTGAGGGATTGACCCATAATGATAGGAAGAGCATTGGGGAATACCAAACCATATACCTCACTAACGTCAGATATATCCGATTCGCCCTCTATGTTTTGTCCACCGTTTTCTCAATAGCTTTTATATATCATCTCCAAAAAATACGGAAGAAAAGGAGCAGAAAGAGTTTGATAAATAGTTATCTAAAGAAGTACAGTGATATCATTGTTGAATCGGAAGACACAGTAGAAAAAGGGCCGGAGAGAACAATTGTAAGAGTTAAATCTTTTGAAGATCTGGTTAAAATATCAGAGGAGTCTGTTAAGCCAATAATACACCAAGAAGAAAATGGCAAACACATATTTTATGTGCTTGATATAGATGTAAGATATGAATTCTCAATCGAAGAAATGTCAAAACAAGAGAAATCTTAG
- a CDS encoding YlqF/YawG family GTPase, which produces MKQKKAWRIVREAIKEGDIVIEVVDARDPIGTRNPKVERLVQEEGKKLLIVMNKADLVPKEWAEEYKKKHRDVPIVFISARERKGTRILRKEVKKLAKELFEEGKEKVKVVLVGYPNVGKSTIINVLKGKHAVGTAPIPGYTKGKQLIRLSKKIWLVDSPGVVPIDDFDELVIRGGFPADKIEEPVKPALKLISRILETRKEAITEKFGIKEFESEEEILRQIGEKRGLIKAGGEVDLEETARWLLREWQTGRFTLFASEEERNRDFAWDFEDVLEGVEKELLLDPRRIIWRFGDELMEKLDNQKRAGVREIEGITVGIATGFKKCDSAVKFLEELTGKSVIASECFGKKWKGVIAILE; this is translated from the coding sequence ATGAAGCAGAAGAAAGCATGGAGAATAGTGAGGGAAGCGATTAAAGAGGGAGACATTGTAATAGAGGTAGTCGATGCCAGAGACCCGATTGGGACAAGAAACCCAAAAGTAGAACGACTTGTCCAAGAGGAAGGAAAAAAACTCCTCATAGTGATGAATAAAGCCGATCTAGTCCCAAAAGAGTGGGCTGAAGAGTATAAGAAGAAACATAGAGACGTGCCAATAGTATTCATTAGCGCAAGGGAGAGAAAGGGAACCAGGATTCTAAGAAAGGAGGTAAAGAAACTCGCAAAGGAGCTCTTCGAAGAAGGGAAAGAGAAAGTGAAAGTTGTTTTAGTGGGTTATCCCAACGTAGGAAAGAGCACAATAATAAACGTGCTAAAAGGTAAGCACGCCGTTGGAACGGCACCAATACCCGGTTATACCAAAGGGAAGCAGCTCATTAGACTTTCAAAAAAGATATGGCTTGTTGATTCTCCTGGAGTTGTCCCGATTGATGATTTTGACGAACTTGTTATTAGGGGCGGCTTTCCAGCAGATAAGATCGAAGAACCTGTCAAACCAGCGTTAAAGCTCATATCCAGAATCCTTGAGACGAGAAAGGAAGCGATAACCGAGAAGTTCGGCATAAAGGAGTTCGAGAGCGAGGAGGAAATCCTGAGGCAGATAGGAGAGAAGAGGGGCCTCATAAAGGCCGGTGGAGAAGTGGACCTAGAGGAGACCGCAAGGTGGCTCCTGAGGGAGTGGCAGACCGGAAGGTTTACCCTCTTTGCGAGCGAGGAAGAGAGGAACCGGGACTTCGCCTGGGACTTTGAGGACGTCCTTGAGGGCGTTGAGAAAGAGCTCCTCCTCGACCCGAGGAGAATCATCTGGCGCTTCGGAGACGAGCTTATGGAAAAGCTGGACAACCAGAAGAGGGCAGGCGTGAGGGAAATCGAGGGCATCACCGTCGGCATAGCGACCGGCTTCAAGAAGTGCGACTCGGCGGTTAAGTTCCTTGAGGAGCTGACCGGGAAGAGCGTCATAGCGAGCGAGTGCTTCGGGAAGAAGTGGAAAGGAGTCATAGCGATACTGGAGTGA